Part of the Streptococcaceae bacterium ESL0687 genome is shown below.
CATCATTTTTCAATCACAAAGAAACTAAGGGGGTCAAATAATGGCACTTCTTGAAGTAAAAAATTTAACAAAAAACTTCGGTGGTCTAACTGCCGTAAGTGACGTTTGTATCAGCCTTGAAAGCTCTGAATTAGTTGGTCTGATTGGACCAAATGGAGCCGGGAAAACGACCCTTTTTAACCTTTTAACTGGTGTTTATGAACCTAGTGAAGGAACAGTGGAACTTGACGGGGAGGTCTTAAATGGCCTACCTTCTTACAAGTTTGCCCAGGCAGGTTTGGGTAGAACCTTCCAAAATATTCGTTTGTTTAAGGACCTTTCAGTTCTGGACAATGTTTTGATTGCCCTTGGAGCTAAGAAGAAGAAACACTTTTTTGCCAGTCTTTTGCGCCTTCCTATTTATTACAAGATTGATGAAGAGCTCATTGCTAAGGCTCAAGAACTTTTAAAAATCTTCAATCTTCAAGACAAACAGGATATTCCAGCCAATAAATTACCCTACGGGGAACAACGTAAACTTGAGATTGTTCGTGCCCTTGCTACTGATCCTAAAATTTTATTTTTAGATGAACCGGCAGCTGGGATGAATCCTCAGGAAACGGCTGAATTAACTGGACTGATTAAAGAAATTCAGGAAAAATTTGGAATTACTATTGTTCTGATTGAGCATGATATGGGGCTTGTAATGGATGTTTGCCAAAGAATCTACGTTTTAGAATATGGACGGATGATTGCAGAAGGTAATCCAGAAGAAATTAAGAATAATAAAAAGGTTATTG
Proteins encoded:
- a CDS encoding ABC transporter ATP-binding protein, translated to MALLEVKNLTKNFGGLTAVSDVCISLESSELVGLIGPNGAGKTTLFNLLTGVYEPSEGTVELDGEVLNGLPSYKFAQAGLGRTFQNIRLFKDLSVLDNVLIALGAKKKKHFFASLLRLPIYYKIDEELIAKAQELLKIFNLQDKQDIPANKLPYGEQRKLEIVRALATDPKILFLDEPAAGMNPQETAELTGLIKEIQEKFGITIVLIEHDMGLVMDVCQRIYVLEYGRMIAEGNPEEIKNNKKVIEAYLGGEA